In Chanodichthys erythropterus isolate Z2021 chromosome 11, ASM2448905v1, whole genome shotgun sequence, a single window of DNA contains:
- the LOC137030717 gene encoding transcription factor Adf-1-like produces MAIWNEASEDELINMIQERPGLYDITEKCYVNRVLKAELWREIENKLVISEKELKKRWDSLRTQYMRYKKQGPSGSSGAQKTGRQQWILNRLQFLEPHTKRKESTSNLMIMEPAADSDSCSPSDGTNSDTWTGTHEDPSFSDADLRSSTPLAESTICGTESTAMRKDHLQSSNIKPKPPGKRRKMQDESSSEESTNLMRTIGKTLEKLASQENTNDAISAYCKNLEHRMRNLPPHLLPHFQHEVDNCIFKYSVGHNHALDASSNQYTHL; encoded by the exons ATGGCTATCTGGAACGAGGCAAGTGAAGACGAATTGATCAACATGATCCAGGAAAGGCCGGGTTTGTATGACATTACGGAAAAATGTTATGTCAACCGTGTGCTGAAAGCTGAACTGTGGCGTGAGATCGAAAATAAACTCGTCATATCAG AAAAAGAGCTCAAGAAGCGGTGGGATTCATTGCGAACCCAATACATGCGTTATAAGAAACAAGGACCCTCAGGAAGTTCTGGAGCTCAGAAGactggcaggcagcaatggatcCTGAACCGCCTGCAGTTTCTAGAGCCTCACACAAAAAGGAAGGAGAGCACTTCAAATCTAATGATcatg GAACCTGCGGCTGATAGTGATTCCTGTTCACCCTCAGATGGTACCAACAGTGACACCTGGACTGGCACCCATGAAGACCCCAGCTTCAGTGATGCTGACCTACGGTCAAGTACACCCTTGGCTGAATCCACCATCTGTGGAACTGAGTCCACAGCCATGAGAAAGGACCATTTGCAAAGCTCCAACATAAAACCAAAGCCTCCAGGGAAGCGCAGGAAGATGCAAGACGAATCCTCCAGCGAGGAATCCACAAACTTGATGCGCACCATCGGCAAAACTCTGGAAAAGTTGGCATCACAGGAAAACACCAATGATGCCATCTCagcttactgcaaaaatcttgaaCACAGAATGCGGAATTTGCCACCACATCTACTGCCACATTTCCAGCATGAGGTTGAtaattgcattttcaaatattcagtGGGCCACAACCATGCACTGGATGCATCTTCCAATCAGTATAcacacttgtaa